TTTGGAATAATATACTTACCCTTGTTCAGATTACGACGAccaatacaaatttctgaaatttcccacttccactTTAGCAACGTATAAAAAACCAAGAAAGAACAGCAGCGCACTGCTCAAATCTCCAGCTCTTTTCAGAGATACCGAATCATTTAAACAAGGAACATTTccgttcaaattattaaaagtcaaataaataaacttatacgttcgactaaaagtttcattggccatagaaatgtatgttccgtattacgacgactggtaccgcggcggaCATATACCTGCCCGCTGGACCTTACCTGGCTACCGATGAAACAATAAACATttgatattgtctaattgttaaaaacgtgacaaattatcgtataaaaagggttcactctcttcgaaaacaaatctcaattcatttctccgtaaaaggtaagagaaaattgtatatgtaataattactgctaaattgcaataaacaaaaaattccaaaaacacgtatcccctattttgatctatatttttagtatacaaagctgcaaaaaaatcgaactgcatttagggtgaagaattgaaaaaaaagtgcatttctttaatatattatttaaataaataatttctcccgaaattgttatcactaactaaattcctgactaaaaactacacaatttaaaaaaaaatcaccttcctacaccctctagtttccgagatattaaggaaaatgtgttttcaaccccgaactttgagggctattttcaccccctcaacatgcatgtccgcagatataaaaaaaatacgtgtcaaatgatttttaaaaagctaccacatatgtcaatttcattaaaatccgcgtgtgaaaccttggtgatgtcccttgtaagtatCATTGCTGATTTCTATTATCAGCTTGCGAATACGTTTTTGTTCAGTTTCTAATAAAGAGTGAACAAAATTGACATGGTTCTTATTTTAATGTTAGTGCACGAAACTAATTAACAAGTTCActgttaattaacaattaattaagATACGTGAGAGTTGTTATAAAATGGAGAATTTTGGAGTCAGGATCTGGATATAAGAATAATTCAGATTTAAAATGATTCAAAGACattaaaaagaagaataacTGAAAAATATATGTAAGTTTGACGTTACCCCAAACTTAGTGTGCCCGCCAATGCCACGTGACATGTGGAGTGGGGGCGACTACGCAGTGCCCAAGAAAACAACAAAACCGAGTCAGTGTAACGAAAGACTAAGAACGAATGTAAACACCGACAATTTGTACGGTTTTAGGTGCGGTAAACGTATTATGTAGATAGAGTATTACtgttcattattattgtttaattattaattatattatagtttttAACTGCAACCACGGATTGTTGTGTTTATTTATCCTGGCATAAAGTCCACCCAAGAAAGGCTTACAAAACCGTACAAATATGGGGGACATAAAAGCAAGATTCCACTTTGTCTCCGAGGCAGTGGACAGCAAAACTACGGAGGTTAAGGTCAAGACAATTCAATTGGTGGGACAaccggaaattttcaaattccctgaaGGGGCACAGACAAAGGCTGAACACCCAAATCTTTTTGAAAATCAAGTAACGAAGGGAGTCGTCAAAAGCTTGAAACTGCGCAACAAATTTCGGAACGTCGTCATCACCTTGGCGGAAGGCAAATTGAAAGACAGTTATGTGGATCATGAAGGTAATGTTGTTTTTGATGGGTATTATTTGGAAGCGATTCAGACTGATTCCCCTATCCCATCAAACCATCCTGCTCCTGAAAACCCACCCCAGGAAAAACCAATCCATtctatttcgaaaaatataatattggaGAAGTTTAATGGAAAAAACTTTAACGCGGAGTCGTGGATGAAGATTTTCGTGGCAGAATGCAAACGactcgaaataaaagaaaataaatatccaGAGGTCTTAAGATTATTTTTAGAAGGTCCCGCTTCAAATtggttttcaatatttttaaagacaAACTCGCTAACGTGTGAATGGGAACATTGGAATAAGTCATTTATGgatacattcaatcaaaaatcGTGGTCTGAAATTGCGTATGCCTACACATTTAGATATCTAAATGGACCCTTTTTGGACTTTGCCTTGAAGAAGAGAAATATGTTGATAGACATAGACCCAGATCTAAcgataaattcacaaataaacTTAATTGTAATTGCTCTTCCGCACTTTGTTAAATCGCGATTAGAGAggaaaaatttaacaaacataGACAACTTAATGTCATTACTGAGTCAAATGGAAcctataaataatagaaatttcaatGAGAAAAAAGAtgacaaacaaaaatataatgaagATAGACAAACAAACCAACGCTCGCGGAAGCCTTGTGCATATTGTGAAAGTGTAGGTTTTAAAAATAGATTCCATCCAGAGGAGGTATGTCGTACAAAAACAGCAAACcgaaaaacagacaaaaatgataaaatcaaaATAGCTAATAACATAGAGATCGAAGATGCAGTATCTTTTACCGAGGAGGCAAAAAACGTATAGTGACCCcacttataaaattaaaaattcttgtgAATGACAAACCAATTGTTGGTCTCTATGATTCAGGAGCCAACATTTCACTAATAAATTACGATTTTTGGGCAAAACAAAATCTAGATAAAAAGATAAGTggggataaaaatataaaaactatttCGGGAATTTCAAAATCCGAAGGTATGATTACTTTACCGGTAAAGGTTTTTAACATGGaaaaaaaatttccattttttataGTAAAAAGCAATTCATTTAAAGATGATGCACTACTGGGTTtagattttataaaagaatttaaattatgtcaagacgagaatttaaaaataagacaaATCAATAATACAGAAATAAACCAGGTAGAAAAAGAACAGGTTTCACACCCAATTATTTGCTCACTGGAAAAGACAAATCAACTCTACTAAGCGAACTAAACCCTAGTAATGAACGTAACTTGAAAGAAGATAGATTAATAGCATTCCAAAATTCAATGAAAGCTCacagacaaaataaaaattattatgataagaatacaaattatataGATTACAAAGTTGGAGACCTGGTATATATAGTAAATGGTAATAAATTGAACAGAAACAAATTAGACCCAATTAGAACAGgtccatataaaataaaaaataaagtatctaATGTGATATATATAGTTGATAGAGGTTTCAGAAAGAATGAATCAAACCTTTTTCACACCAGTAAATTGATCCCTTATCACCCGTTTCCTAAGCCGTCCACTCAGCTTGAAGGGGGGGATGTAAGTTTGACGTTACCCCAAACTTAGTGTGCCCGCCAATGCCACGTGACATGTGGAGTGGGGGCGACTACGCAGTGCCCAAGAAAACAACAAAACCGAGTCAGTGTAACGAAAGACTAAGAACGAATGTAAACACCGACAATTTGTACGGTTTTAGGTGCGGTAAACGTATTATGTAGATAGAGTATTACtgttcattattattgtttaattattaattatattatagtttttAACTGCAACCACGGATTGTTGTGTTTATTTATCCTGGCATAAAGTCCACCCAAGAAAGGCTTACATATAAATATCCGTTAAATTAACGAttacaataattcattaatttcgaAAACGGGGCAAGTCcatttgaatataataaaaccTTCATTTTTGTAGTAAGTATTTAAAACGCTATTGTATTAGTGCttattaatatttcttaatttattgaaatgcaaCGATTTCGGCAATATCAAAAAATATACttgtcatattttaaaaataaactgcTAAACTGGTACTCGATTTTAAAGTGTCTACAATTTCTAGCAATACAAGATTTACAtcggtaaaaaataaaatgtattacttTCCAAATCAGTAAATAATTGCCACATTTCGGTACATAACCTATGAACTTACTAATGGGACTGGTACACGTCAATCTTAAACAGTAAACGTAGCTTGTATAAATACAGTAAACGTAAATACTACTGATGCGTTTCAATATCACATCAAATTAACCGTGAGTTTACCACTGTTCTTATTTCGTATAACTGTCTtaactttataataaaatttttaaaaatctacgTTTATATAACATTACTTTCTTATTCTGTCCTATGTATGGGATACATGCAATACTAGTAATTGGTACGCGAATTAACAATAATGGCTCACGCaggttaataatttttcattgtttGCATATGGTAGCttgtatgaaaaataaaattcagagGAAATGGCATTTTCCAAACAAAACTGTATGCAGAAAAAAAGTGTTATATAAGATTGAGATGCAACAATGAATTTTAACCTTAATTTAAGTTTTCGTAAAGTGTGAATGTAAAGTGAATGTATcaagtaaaataataagaaaaaattatttaaagataCAGAAATGATTCATGAACTATTTGAATGATTAAGGAAATTATATATCTCTGATCAAAAAGAAGAATTGGCCGCTTGGTACGATTGCGTTAAGATGATTATAGTTTTACAAGTttgtatgtaaataaaaaaacataGACTTTATTTGGAAACAAAgtgtatataaataaatctaTTCCTTATTTTGTTGTCGCTTGAAACACAAATAATGATCATATtagaattttccacatttcagTCTTCAATCGGCGAGTTGGCGGAATTGCAATAGTGAATTCATACACTGTGTTCAGACGTAATGACAATATTCTTTTCTTTACGAAATCGTTTCTAAATAAactttcttactatatatttcgtataaatatataatgcaATGTGTATtggtatgtatgtatatttgttGTGCAACCAATGAGTGCTCACATTTTCGCGAtagtaattttttcttttcataataataatacatttcattttattcaGTCGAATTTATCGAATAATTTCATGTTAAGTGCAATCAAATAAGTCCTTCTTAGAGATTATTAGGTTCTGTATCATGAAACTATTGAAGACAAACTTTAAAGCGAACGAATTGTATAGATTAAAAACTGTCTACCTAATATCGGTCTACATGTAGCTTCAGATTTAAAACTTGTACAACTACTTTTACGATGAATAAGGTATGAAACATTCTTTTTGAAACAACCAATACTTAtcatttcacattttattttgtacaaatgtCAGTTTCAAAAAGAATGtttatatttaatcatttatatttttatttaattatttaaataatttggcCCTTAAAAAATTGGTCTTCGGTAGTTCCGCGATTAGGTCTTGCAGttgtaattaattttccaaaattttcgatGGATCAAGAGACTCTTGATCTATAAAAGACCTAGGCTCGCACTCGTTAGGCTCGTGTTTAAAGGTCACATTGCTAATAAGTGAACAGTTTGGCTACTTAACCATAAAACATTTTCCAAGCTGAACATTgactttcctttctttttaaaCACTAAAGCTATTTGTAAAAGACCGGCTGCGGACTCGATTTCCGGACTCTATTTTCAGCTGAGTATACAAATGTTCTATAGATAGTGATATTTTTATGCTGCTAGATATGTAAAACATGCTTCTATATTTAGGTCTTTTGTATTATCTGTATTCTTCGTGCTTGTATCCAATTATTTCATGATAAGATGTCCTTAATACCtatataagaaattaaaaaaaattctgcATCTCAAagagtgaaataaaaattaaatcaataacAAAAACGgtaattttgatttaataattGCTGTTAAACCACAATAAACTGTGACTGGTAAACCAAACTAATTTAAACTATTTGGaaaaacaaatatattattCCTGTTTTTAATTCGGCAACACGGACCTCATACTGTGCAATTTCGTTTTGAAGAGCTTAAGAagttctttcaaattttgttcCTTGCCTGTAAGAGAGGgtgtttcttttctttccgGCACGCGTCAAACAGAGGGGACGGTTCCAAGGCGGGAAACGCATTTCTATCGAAGCATGCACAGAAGAAAGTGCACACGCACGAATAAAGGTGCTCGCACGTGACACGCAGTCCAATGTGGGGTTACACGTAATGCACGCACGATTTCGCCTATGAAGGGCCTCTATTCAAAAAATCGACTTCCAATCGAACCTAATAGCTGAAGCTCGTTAACGAAATTGTTTGTACTTCGTGATTATGTTACTAAGAGGTTGTTCcatgccaaatcgatcacttttttTACGTCAATAGCAGAGATTTTGTTTATAACGGAATACGATGCAGTTTGCGGAAAATTAGGGGAGGCTGACATTATCGTGTTGTTAGAAAAATATAGTCTTTTGAATTTTGTTGATTTTCACGGAATTCAGTTTATTCTGTTTTATTTATCCGAAAGGGAAAAGTTTCTCCTGTCAGATGAGATAATAAGAATCTACATTTGAGAAAAAAAGTTctaagttatttaaaatttaaatattagtcattaattattactatcccaaatattaaatatatattgattTAACTTTCATCATTTAGCGAAAAAGATTTGATATGGTAATATTTTgtggaattataattttattttttatacattcaTTTAGCCAATTATAATGTGTTTTTCTCAAGAATTAATTTTGGTACATGAAACTTTTTAAGTTGCAACCTGTAGCATAATGCTTCATTTAAAAGCTTTTACTGCTACATAAACATCTTTTTGCGTGTAaccctttttctttttcttctcctcTAGCATTCTGAAGAATTTATGTGACTTTATaatgtatgaaatataattcaaaagtatattataaaattttagcattaaaattatatttttgtatagttatcatcaatataaatataaacaaaacatACTTATTTTAAAAAACACAACACTTCATTGTAATGtttcaacaaaattaatttgaattgtTTGTTTCTTCATAAGTCTAACAAGGGGACATCAGCGTCGACGAGAAACGGATTTTCCTGAAACTTGCACTGTTTAAAGATCACATATCTAAACTTAATTAGGCAAAGTAGTAGCGCGCGCTTCTCAAGATTTTCCGAGAAAATCGCGttggaaaattgtcttactcGTTCATAAAGGGTTCGCGTTAACGAATGGTCAAGTAACAGAATGACTCAAGGCGTAATATCAAAGACTGGTGATCGGTGGGTTGATGGATCTAAACTCGTTTTAGtaaacattaatttttgttttctttaaatttatacataccTACTTTAATTTTAAGCATAGGATTTATAAAATCTGCACTAATgaacagttatttttattttttaaatagaaaatacatattcttttatttgtgggaattgaggaaaagGTTgagcataaaaataatattaaatgttgTATGTGCTGTATCATTACATATTccctttattaattatttgctaGTATGACACGAGCCAGGATGATATTCATCATAAAAACACTGAAAACAATAATTCATACGGCACCTTGCACAGACTATGAACGAAGTTGGTACAGGCACACGTTTTTTTAAAAACGTCTTTTGGGAAACAAACTTCATTGGCATTCATAAATACTTCTCTAGTGTCGCAGAGTTTTGACGCAAACCACGCATATTGTaacatgtttttaaatattgcagaGGATAACTGGTGGTGTACAATTGAATGAATTTTGATACAGTCCTCCCTTGTATTTATTTTCCGTTTTTGTTAACACTAAATGTGAacaggaaaaaaccggcgaacatgcatagaaaaaaaaataagggactctctttcagggacaagtacgaactaattacatcatgattgagggtgcttcatccatttgttctttgttaactttctttgaaaaaatttactgcgcatgtgtatctcttacggtttagaactgcgcaagggtcaaagtatccgtaaaataatggCAGATCCTgcacaacaaattttctaacaaatcaaattgatgcatttttagaacgatacggagactgtaccaagcaatgggaataatataccaacgtcaacgtgaactcatcttgctgtataagtcgcgtgtcagagcggtaaagcttagttagtgttttggtacagtgcattgtaaatgccctttcttgtcttccccgtgcatagcacggggcgttccactaatattaataacaatagtttttcgctaatatctcgaaaacaaaagctttccgcgaaatttgtatatgaacaaaattgttcagaatcatgtccgtgataagatattaaaagcacactaaaatcgagaaaagtgtatttcaaaagttgccggttttttgcaataacaatactttgcaattagaaaatgaaaaattttttgataatggtaccaatggggagtcagaacctaccagatgcaaaaggtttagttccgatcggtccatccagctaggcgtaatcggcgggcatacatagaaaaaaaaaaaaaaattactgatcgagttgagtaacctcctcctttttcgaagtcggttaaaaaataaagattGATTTTGATATACTTTATACATGGTTcgtaaattcttgaaatttgttttaaagTGAAAGGTTCAGTATGTTCGTAATTTTATTTAGCGGAGCAATATTTGCATGCAGAACACTGGTGAAAGAAACTTATAATCAGCTATTCATGAATATGTGCGTAccagtaaaattaaataagattTAGCATTTTAAAATCTTTCCTTTATGAAACTTTCACTAATGTATAGTCAGACCGCGAACGGACTGTGCGGTTTTCGCTGCAGCGACGAAAACGGACGCGATTTGATTGGGGGGCTTTACTGCGCGACACTGCTGTGATTTCAAAGCAGTAAACCTCGTTTGAACAGCtaatgttataaaaaaaattttttaaatgttgcgTGATGTTACAGTAAGGCACAATTCTAACATGTTCCCAGATGTTTCCAACGGTGCGCGGTAGTGCAGTGCAGCAACGAAAACGCATGGTATGTTTCCGGTCTTACACGATCTTctctgtttaaaaaatataattttgaacttTCAAAAGTAATATCAATATGAAAGCAACATTATACAAgcgttttatatttaaaaaaaagtatgtTTTATTGACATTTTGAGAGTCTTGcaagaaattgtaattacaaaACACAATTCTGTTAATTATGAtgtttgctattttatttatgtttaacaaaataaaagtatttaaactttatgtaacatatatgcAATAGAATAAAACAATGAGCTTAtatgtttataacatttttgattaaaataatatatagtcatattctaatttcaaattttatacagGAATAAGAATGTTGACGTCTAatagtacatgtacatatgtataatacaacgTACGCAACGATGTGGACATACTTCTATATTTaataagaataaattaaaatcataacataatttaatagaaataattaatttatacatataatatcgaACGGTTACAGTATCCATTTTCTGGGAATTGTTCAATTACTTAtgtaaaaaatacattttccctGCTGTGACTCTAAACTGGTGTATAAGAGCAAATCTAACTTCCATACGAAacattagaaattcggaaattcaaaagtctagaaatttagaaaatttttcaacttaaaaatttagagattctgaaatttaaaaacgtaaaaacacgaaaatttaggaattcggaattaAGAATTTTACAATCCTGGAATCTTACGGATTCAGCAGTTGGAAATTTTCGGTGGTTTTTCATTTCTATATCCGTAGATTACAAAATCTCAAAAGACTTAAcctatttccaaaaatccctacaCATAAACGAGTTATATCTCTTAGTTCCCATATTTTTTGGCAAAGGAAGCCAAATTTGGACTTAATGGAACTTAAAGATTTCAGTCCATATTAATTCTCcataaaaaaatagtaatttattgtCAAGcgaattaaaagaaaatgtaaGGACACATATAACAAATACTATcctacaataaaattttcactTCAACCTGCGTATCTTGTTATGTATTGCCGAAAGTGTTAATTTGTCAGAGTTAATGACTTTCGGAAGCGATATTTAATGTGTAAGTATAATTAACGCATAGTACACATGGCATCAGAAACAAGACTGCATAGCAGGAAAAAAGCGCGCGCGAATAGCGTCCTTACGCCATATAGCCAATAGTTCGCAACAAGGCCCACACTTATAGATGATACTAATATATGCGGAGCCGCGAATTACAAACATACGTTGTAACGTAATTATCAGTGATAATAATCATCATACTCTTAGCTGTTTCTGTTcgataagaaataataataatttctttctttcaCACTCCTTGTATTCCGTTAAAATCTATCGCTATTATAAAACATTTAACACGAACGATTCTGCTTCGCGTGAACAGAACTTCTGGTATGAATGCTCCACCCTGTGCTGTCTGTCATTCTCTTTTTCTATCTACTCTGTCACAATATATCACCTATAGTGCCTGGAACGATATTTTTCGACATTTACTTTATCATCATCGCACAAAGATTTTTCTCACGTGATTTTGAATGCGGCACTGGATGAAAGTAGATCAGGCTTTTGTAGCGTCGCATCGGCAGCCGGTTCCAACGGGGCGCTTTTGTAACGAGCAATCGATAGTTACGACTTTTTAATACATCTGGCATCGATTTTTTCTGTTGGTCGAACGAGGGCCCGAGTCAGAAAGTTGTAGGCTATAGATGCATGAATCTCGGCCAAATCGGCTGGAATAAAATTCGATAGGAAACTCTGACTCCGTCCGGTTACGAAGCTTGAATTTCTGTTAATTTCTTGTTCTGCGATATATTGCAAGATATGCGTTCGACATTTGCCAGCAATTGTGAGGTAG
The Megachile rotundata isolate GNS110a chromosome 5, iyMegRotu1, whole genome shotgun sequence DNA segment above includes these coding regions:
- the LOC143264464 gene encoding uncharacterized protein LOC143264464, which gives rise to MGDIKARFHFVSEAVDSKTTEVKVKTIQLVGQPEIFKFPEGAQTKAEHPNLFENQVTKGVVKSLKLRNKFRNVVITLAEGKLKDSYVDHEGNVVFDGYYLEAIQTDSPIPSNHPAPENPPQEKPIHSISKNIILEKFNGKNFNAESWMKIFVAECKRLEIKENKYPEVLRLFLEGPASNWFSIFLKTNSLTCEWEHWNKSFMDTFNQKSWSEIAYAYTFRYLNGPFLDFALKKRNMLIDIDPDLTINSQINLIVIALPHFVKSRLERKNLTNIDNLMSLLSQMEPINNRNFNEKKDDKQKYNEDRQTNQRSRKPCAYCESVGFKNRFHPEEVCRTKTANRKTDKNDKIKIANNIEIEDAVSFTEEAKNV